TCAGCGGTACAACTGTTTGCATGGTCTCGGTCATGGTCTCACCATTCAGTTTCGCTATGACGTGCTCAAGAGTCTGGCGTTCTGCGATGCCTTACCGGGGAGCTGGGATCGAGAGTCCTGCTATGGCGGGGTGTTCATGGAAAACATCGTCACCTTCCAGCAGGCGCACCGGGTGCAACCGGCCGGCGAGCATCATCACCATGAGGCGACCAGTTTCCTGAATCCCCAGGACCTGTTGTATCCCTGCTCGGTTCTGACGGAGAAATACCTGCGGGCCTGTTACTTGATGCAGACATCGGCGGTGCTGACGTTTTTGAATTACGATTTCGCCCAGGCCTTTACGCAATGCGCCCGGGTGGAAGGGGAGCACCAGACGACTTGTTACCGAAGCCTGGGGCGCGATATCAGCGGCTACACGTTGCGTGATGCGGCTCGGGTAAACGAACTCTGTCGGCTGGGGCAAGGCGATCAGATCCAACAATGCTTCATCGGCGCGGTGAAGGACTTCATTCTCACTGATGCCAATCCGGATCCCGGTCTGGCCCTGTGCCGGAGCCTGGATGGGCCGTTTAAGAAAGACTGCTACGCCACCGTCGGCGAAATGGTTGTGCCTTTGTATGATGATAAGAATAAGCGGGCACAGGCCTGTCGCAGGGGCGAAGAGCCGTACGTCGAGGCTTGCCTCGCCAACGCCACGGCGTTTTAATCAGCCTGCTGATCGCCCCGATCCTTCCTCGCGCATGAGGTGGTGACGGATGCCGCGCGCTCGTTGCGGAACCCGCTCTGCATGCCCACCGTGTCCGGTTCCCCTTCGAGATCTGCCGAGCGCTTCCCGGGCTAGATGCCGGCCGGGGGCGTCACCTGGATCACGTTGAAATCTTTTTGCGCGATCACGCGGCCGTTCATGCGCAGCCGAAATTCGTAACGCCCCGGCAGGGGGAACAGCAAGGCCGGAACATTGATGCCGAAATCAGCAATCTGTAGCCGATCCCCGACCACAATCTCCGGAAGCGAGGCGCGACAGACCAGTTGGTCGGTGTTGACGTGCATCAGGTCGATGTCGAAATGGTAGATGCCTTCGGCGTCGGTCAGGCAGAAGTAGAGGCCGAGTTGCTGGTGCTGAAAGGGGAAGCTCATCGCCTGAAGGTGCGTGAAAAGACCGATCAGGGATTTTTTCTTAGTGAGGCTGTCTTCGATGACGGAGTCGCAGACCAGGAAGGCTTGGATGCTGGGAGTCGGACTGTCCGTCATGGGATTAGGGGGAGGCTCACCCCAGCACCGCGGTGCCGCCGCGCGCCTCGAATACGTCGCCGAACAGGGTATGGGTGGAGCCGATGCGGCAGAAGTGCGAGGTAATTTCGATGAGTTGGCCGCGATGCGAGTAGAACTTTCCCGTCGCCACGTGGATTTTCTCCCCCGGTGCCACCGCCGCTTCTAACACCGTCTCGCCGCTTTCCTGATCCGTCACCTTAAGCCAAGGCAGGTTGGGAAAGAGAGTAGGCGGGGAATCGCTCGTATTCAGGGAAAAGCGGTTACCGTCGTTGAACGCCCAACGATTGCGACGCAGGTGGGCAACATGATTGCCGCTGCCGTCGTACAGGTCGATCGTGAGGAGAATGCGATCCAGTTCTGGTGCGAGCTCCAGCACCAGCTGCTCTTTGCCTTGTACGCGGATGACGCCGTTGGTATTGCGGAAAATGTTGGAGCCAAGCCGGATTTCCAGGCTGTGTTTGTGGCGGTCCGACTCGGCCTGGTGGGATGCGTGTGATGCGTCAGGATTGCGTAGGTCCATGCGTCGAGATCTAGGGCGATCAGAAGACCGGTTGAGCAACGCATTCGAGCGTTGTTTCCCTGAGCAAGTGGAGAGCAAGGTAGGCCGTT
The sequence above is drawn from the Nitrospira defluvii genome and encodes:
- a CDS encoding DUF6941 family protein; protein product: MTDSPTPSIQAFLVCDSVIEDSLTKKKSLIGLFTHLQAMSFPFQHQQLGLYFCLTDAEGIYHFDIDLMHVNTDQLVCRASLPEIVVGDRLQIADFGINVPALLFPLPGRYEFRLRMNGRVIAQKDFNVIQVTPPAGI